A genomic region of Glycine max cultivar Williams 82 chromosome 15, Glycine_max_v4.0, whole genome shotgun sequence contains the following coding sequences:
- the LOC100820086 gene encoding uncharacterized protein isoform X1 codes for MKHLAMIRGLANFHVSNNPHISASENILQIKFHLHSTSIGTMKQEPLASPTTSSLPQPTITTKNVIKIQNSLTPSRLRLPSKYREPPKTPPEVVNNGMVSTPLRRAKSVTPELKHNSRIKKGLVLNKAKPNEEVLGTTQRGREVEEAKVVSRFVRPHAVEQFSRPRSGVGDFAFKRDKEDPDGKSKKELMEKLEASESLIKNLQSEVLALKAELEKVKGLNVELESNNRKLTEDLAAAEAKVVSLSGNEKEPNGEHQSPKFKLIQKLIADKLERSIVKKESITNGGFVKASIPAQTAIPEVTTTRTGRKPTCNSCLPPPPPPMPPSIPSRPIAKANNTQRAPAFVKLFHTLKNQEGMKSTTGSGKQQRPVAVNVHSSIVGEIQNRSAHLLAIRADIETKGEFINDLIKKVVEAAYTDIEDVLNFVNWLDGELSSLADERAVLKHFNWPERKADAIREAAVEYRELKSLEQEISSFKDDPEIPCGASLRKMASLLDKSESSIQRLIKLRNSAMRSYQEYKIPTAWMLDSGIMTKIKQASMTLVKMYMKRVTMELGSARNSDRQSSQESLLLQGMHFAYRAHQFAGGLDAETLCAFEEIRQHVPAHLAGSRELLAGIASS; via the exons ATGAAACATCTTGCAATGATACGAGGCTTGGCAAACTTTCATGTGAGTAATAATCCCCACATATCTGCTAGTGAAAACATCCTGCAAATCAAATTCCACTTACACTCAACCAG CATAGGAACCATGAAACAAGAGCCACTGGCATCACCAACGACATCGTCACTACCACaaccaacaataacaacaaaaaatgtgaTCAAGATTCAGAACAGTTTGACTCCATCACGGTTAAGACTTCCTTCCAAGTACAGAGAGCCTCCAAAGACTCCACCAGAGGTTGTCAACAATGGGATGGTGTCAACGCCATTGAGGAGAGCCAAGTCCGTAACTCCAGAGTTGAAGCACAATTCAAGGATCAAAAAGGGTCTTGTGCTGAACAAGGCCAAACCCAATGAAGAGGTTTTGGGAACAACGCAAAGGGGTAGGGAAGTTGAAGAGGCTAAGGTTGTTTCTCGTTTCGTTAGGCCTCATGCTGTGGAACAGTTTTCAAGGCCAAGAAGTGGAGTTGGAGATTTTGCTTTTAAGAGGGATAAGGAGGACCCTGATGGGAAGAGTAAGAAGGAATTGATGGAGAAGCTCGAGGCGAGTGAGAGTTTGATAAAGAATCTGCAGTCTGAAGTGCTGGCTCTGAAGGCTGAATTGGAGAAAGTTAAGGGCTTGAATGTGGAGCTTGAGTCTAACAACAGGAAACTCACTGAGGATCTTGCTGCTGCTGAAGCAAAGGTGGTGTCTTTGAGTGGCAATGAGAAG GAGCCAAATGGAGAACATCAGAGCCCCAAGTTTAAACTCATTCAGAAACTCATTGCTGACAAATTAGAAAGGTCCATAGTGAAAAAGGAATCCATTACTAATGGAGGCTTTGTTAAAGCATCAATTCCAGCACAAACTGCAATTCCTGAGGTCACAACTACGAGGACAGGAAGAAAACCTACATGCAACTCGTGCCTGCCACCACCTCCACCACCGATGCCACCATCAATCCCTTCTAGGCCTATAGCAAAAGCGAATAACACTCAAAGGGCCCCAGCATTTGTGAAATTATTTCACAcattaaagaatcaagaaggGATGAAAAGCACAACGGGGTCAGGTAAACAGCAGAGACCAGTAGCTGTCAATGTACACAGCAGCATTGTTGGAGAAATTCAAAACCGTTCTGCTCATCTTTTAGCA ATAAGGGCAGACATTGAAACTAAAGGAGAGTTTATTAATGACCTTATAAAAAAGGTGGTAGAAGCGGCCTACACAGATATCGAAGATGtcttaaattttgttaattggCTTGATGGTGAACTCTCATCATTG GCTGATGAGCGTGCAGTCTTGAAGCATTTTAATTGGCCCGAGAGGAAAGCTGATGCCATACGTGAAGCTGCAGTTGAGTATCGCGAACTTAAATCATTAGAGCAAGAGATTTCCTCCTTCAAGGATGACCCAGAAATTCCATGTGGAGCTTCCTTGAGAAAGATGGCTAGCCTATTAGACAA GTCTGAGAGCAGCATACAGAGGCTAATCAAGTTGCGAAATTCTGCAATGCGTTCATACCAAGAGTACAAAATTCCAACTGCTTGGATGCTTGATTCAGGAATCATGACCAAG ATAAAGCAGGCTTCTATGACTCTGGTCAAGATGTATATGAAAAGAGTGACAATGGAGCTTGGATCAGCTCGGAACTCAGACAGACAGTCTAGCCAAGAATCCCTTCTTCTCCAGGGCATGCATTTTGCATATAGAGCTCATCAG TTTGCTGGTGGTCTAGATGCAGAAACTTTGTGTGCTTTTGAAGAGATAAGGCAACATGTACCAGCACACTTGGCAGGTTCTCGGGAACTTTTGGCTGGCATAGCATCATCATGA
- the LOC100820086 gene encoding uncharacterized protein isoform X2, with protein sequence MLLSFFHSFHVKQVISIGTMKQEPLASPTTSSLPQPTITTKNVIKIQNSLTPSRLRLPSKYREPPKTPPEVVNNGMVSTPLRRAKSVTPELKHNSRIKKGLVLNKAKPNEEVLGTTQRGREVEEAKVVSRFVRPHAVEQFSRPRSGVGDFAFKRDKEDPDGKSKKELMEKLEASESLIKNLQSEVLALKAELEKVKGLNVELESNNRKLTEDLAAAEAKVVSLSGNEKEPNGEHQSPKFKLIQKLIADKLERSIVKKESITNGGFVKASIPAQTAIPEVTTTRTGRKPTCNSCLPPPPPPMPPSIPSRPIAKANNTQRAPAFVKLFHTLKNQEGMKSTTGSGKQQRPVAVNVHSSIVGEIQNRSAHLLAIRADIETKGEFINDLIKKVVEAAYTDIEDVLNFVNWLDGELSSLADERAVLKHFNWPERKADAIREAAVEYRELKSLEQEISSFKDDPEIPCGASLRKMASLLDKSESSIQRLIKLRNSAMRSYQEYKIPTAWMLDSGIMTKIKQASMTLVKMYMKRVTMELGSARNSDRQSSQESLLLQGMHFAYRAHQFAGGLDAETLCAFEEIRQHVPAHLAGSRELLAGIASS encoded by the exons ATGCTTTTGAGCTTTTTCCATTCATTCCATGTCAAACAAGTGATTAG CATAGGAACCATGAAACAAGAGCCACTGGCATCACCAACGACATCGTCACTACCACaaccaacaataacaacaaaaaatgtgaTCAAGATTCAGAACAGTTTGACTCCATCACGGTTAAGACTTCCTTCCAAGTACAGAGAGCCTCCAAAGACTCCACCAGAGGTTGTCAACAATGGGATGGTGTCAACGCCATTGAGGAGAGCCAAGTCCGTAACTCCAGAGTTGAAGCACAATTCAAGGATCAAAAAGGGTCTTGTGCTGAACAAGGCCAAACCCAATGAAGAGGTTTTGGGAACAACGCAAAGGGGTAGGGAAGTTGAAGAGGCTAAGGTTGTTTCTCGTTTCGTTAGGCCTCATGCTGTGGAACAGTTTTCAAGGCCAAGAAGTGGAGTTGGAGATTTTGCTTTTAAGAGGGATAAGGAGGACCCTGATGGGAAGAGTAAGAAGGAATTGATGGAGAAGCTCGAGGCGAGTGAGAGTTTGATAAAGAATCTGCAGTCTGAAGTGCTGGCTCTGAAGGCTGAATTGGAGAAAGTTAAGGGCTTGAATGTGGAGCTTGAGTCTAACAACAGGAAACTCACTGAGGATCTTGCTGCTGCTGAAGCAAAGGTGGTGTCTTTGAGTGGCAATGAGAAG GAGCCAAATGGAGAACATCAGAGCCCCAAGTTTAAACTCATTCAGAAACTCATTGCTGACAAATTAGAAAGGTCCATAGTGAAAAAGGAATCCATTACTAATGGAGGCTTTGTTAAAGCATCAATTCCAGCACAAACTGCAATTCCTGAGGTCACAACTACGAGGACAGGAAGAAAACCTACATGCAACTCGTGCCTGCCACCACCTCCACCACCGATGCCACCATCAATCCCTTCTAGGCCTATAGCAAAAGCGAATAACACTCAAAGGGCCCCAGCATTTGTGAAATTATTTCACAcattaaagaatcaagaaggGATGAAAAGCACAACGGGGTCAGGTAAACAGCAGAGACCAGTAGCTGTCAATGTACACAGCAGCATTGTTGGAGAAATTCAAAACCGTTCTGCTCATCTTTTAGCA ATAAGGGCAGACATTGAAACTAAAGGAGAGTTTATTAATGACCTTATAAAAAAGGTGGTAGAAGCGGCCTACACAGATATCGAAGATGtcttaaattttgttaattggCTTGATGGTGAACTCTCATCATTG GCTGATGAGCGTGCAGTCTTGAAGCATTTTAATTGGCCCGAGAGGAAAGCTGATGCCATACGTGAAGCTGCAGTTGAGTATCGCGAACTTAAATCATTAGAGCAAGAGATTTCCTCCTTCAAGGATGACCCAGAAATTCCATGTGGAGCTTCCTTGAGAAAGATGGCTAGCCTATTAGACAA GTCTGAGAGCAGCATACAGAGGCTAATCAAGTTGCGAAATTCTGCAATGCGTTCATACCAAGAGTACAAAATTCCAACTGCTTGGATGCTTGATTCAGGAATCATGACCAAG ATAAAGCAGGCTTCTATGACTCTGGTCAAGATGTATATGAAAAGAGTGACAATGGAGCTTGGATCAGCTCGGAACTCAGACAGACAGTCTAGCCAAGAATCCCTTCTTCTCCAGGGCATGCATTTTGCATATAGAGCTCATCAG TTTGCTGGTGGTCTAGATGCAGAAACTTTGTGTGCTTTTGAAGAGATAAGGCAACATGTACCAGCACACTTGGCAGGTTCTCGGGAACTTTTGGCTGGCATAGCATCATCATGA
- the LOC100820086 gene encoding uncharacterized protein isoform X3 → MKQEPLASPTTSSLPQPTITTKNVIKIQNSLTPSRLRLPSKYREPPKTPPEVVNNGMVSTPLRRAKSVTPELKHNSRIKKGLVLNKAKPNEEVLGTTQRGREVEEAKVVSRFVRPHAVEQFSRPRSGVGDFAFKRDKEDPDGKSKKELMEKLEASESLIKNLQSEVLALKAELEKVKGLNVELESNNRKLTEDLAAAEAKVVSLSGNEKEPNGEHQSPKFKLIQKLIADKLERSIVKKESITNGGFVKASIPAQTAIPEVTTTRTGRKPTCNSCLPPPPPPMPPSIPSRPIAKANNTQRAPAFVKLFHTLKNQEGMKSTTGSGKQQRPVAVNVHSSIVGEIQNRSAHLLAIRADIETKGEFINDLIKKVVEAAYTDIEDVLNFVNWLDGELSSLADERAVLKHFNWPERKADAIREAAVEYRELKSLEQEISSFKDDPEIPCGASLRKMASLLDKSESSIQRLIKLRNSAMRSYQEYKIPTAWMLDSGIMTKIKQASMTLVKMYMKRVTMELGSARNSDRQSSQESLLLQGMHFAYRAHQFAGGLDAETLCAFEEIRQHVPAHLAGSRELLAGIASS, encoded by the exons ATGAAACAAGAGCCACTGGCATCACCAACGACATCGTCACTACCACaaccaacaataacaacaaaaaatgtgaTCAAGATTCAGAACAGTTTGACTCCATCACGGTTAAGACTTCCTTCCAAGTACAGAGAGCCTCCAAAGACTCCACCAGAGGTTGTCAACAATGGGATGGTGTCAACGCCATTGAGGAGAGCCAAGTCCGTAACTCCAGAGTTGAAGCACAATTCAAGGATCAAAAAGGGTCTTGTGCTGAACAAGGCCAAACCCAATGAAGAGGTTTTGGGAACAACGCAAAGGGGTAGGGAAGTTGAAGAGGCTAAGGTTGTTTCTCGTTTCGTTAGGCCTCATGCTGTGGAACAGTTTTCAAGGCCAAGAAGTGGAGTTGGAGATTTTGCTTTTAAGAGGGATAAGGAGGACCCTGATGGGAAGAGTAAGAAGGAATTGATGGAGAAGCTCGAGGCGAGTGAGAGTTTGATAAAGAATCTGCAGTCTGAAGTGCTGGCTCTGAAGGCTGAATTGGAGAAAGTTAAGGGCTTGAATGTGGAGCTTGAGTCTAACAACAGGAAACTCACTGAGGATCTTGCTGCTGCTGAAGCAAAGGTGGTGTCTTTGAGTGGCAATGAGAAG GAGCCAAATGGAGAACATCAGAGCCCCAAGTTTAAACTCATTCAGAAACTCATTGCTGACAAATTAGAAAGGTCCATAGTGAAAAAGGAATCCATTACTAATGGAGGCTTTGTTAAAGCATCAATTCCAGCACAAACTGCAATTCCTGAGGTCACAACTACGAGGACAGGAAGAAAACCTACATGCAACTCGTGCCTGCCACCACCTCCACCACCGATGCCACCATCAATCCCTTCTAGGCCTATAGCAAAAGCGAATAACACTCAAAGGGCCCCAGCATTTGTGAAATTATTTCACAcattaaagaatcaagaaggGATGAAAAGCACAACGGGGTCAGGTAAACAGCAGAGACCAGTAGCTGTCAATGTACACAGCAGCATTGTTGGAGAAATTCAAAACCGTTCTGCTCATCTTTTAGCA ATAAGGGCAGACATTGAAACTAAAGGAGAGTTTATTAATGACCTTATAAAAAAGGTGGTAGAAGCGGCCTACACAGATATCGAAGATGtcttaaattttgttaattggCTTGATGGTGAACTCTCATCATTG GCTGATGAGCGTGCAGTCTTGAAGCATTTTAATTGGCCCGAGAGGAAAGCTGATGCCATACGTGAAGCTGCAGTTGAGTATCGCGAACTTAAATCATTAGAGCAAGAGATTTCCTCCTTCAAGGATGACCCAGAAATTCCATGTGGAGCTTCCTTGAGAAAGATGGCTAGCCTATTAGACAA GTCTGAGAGCAGCATACAGAGGCTAATCAAGTTGCGAAATTCTGCAATGCGTTCATACCAAGAGTACAAAATTCCAACTGCTTGGATGCTTGATTCAGGAATCATGACCAAG ATAAAGCAGGCTTCTATGACTCTGGTCAAGATGTATATGAAAAGAGTGACAATGGAGCTTGGATCAGCTCGGAACTCAGACAGACAGTCTAGCCAAGAATCCCTTCTTCTCCAGGGCATGCATTTTGCATATAGAGCTCATCAG TTTGCTGGTGGTCTAGATGCAGAAACTTTGTGTGCTTTTGAAGAGATAAGGCAACATGTACCAGCACACTTGGCAGGTTCTCGGGAACTTTTGGCTGGCATAGCATCATCATGA